The Acidobacteriota bacterium sequence CTAGTTCTCGTCGATCTGCCGGGGGCGGGTCGGGTCTTCGAGCGCGATCTCGACGCCGGTCTTGAGCCCCTCGAGGATCTGGGCCTTCTCCAGGCTCACGAGGCCGACCTTCACCTCGCGCTCCTCGAAGAAGCGCTGCCATCCCTCGGAGACGTCGAGTTTCCCGGACTTGGTCTTCCGGAGCTTCTTCTCGCCTTCCTTCGGCTCGTCGAAGGTCCCCTTGACCACGTAGACGAGCTCGCGATCGTTCTTCTTGAAGATCGCCTCGACCGGCACCGCCAGCGCGTCGGCGGCCTTCTCGCCCCGGACCTCGATGTTGGCGGTCATGCCGGCGCGGAAGTCGGGGACCTGGTCCTTGAGCGTGATCTCGATGTCGAAGACCTTGATCTTGTCCTTCTGCCGGGCCGCCGGCGAGATGTGGGTGACCGTTCCGTCGAAGTGCTTGTAGGGGAACGCGTCGACGGAGATGGCGACGGGCTGGCTCAATCGCACGCGGCCGATGTCGACCTCGTTGATGGACGCCTTGATGAGCATCGACTGCAAGTCCGCGACGGTGTAGATGATCGTCCCCTCGTTGAACGACGACACTCCCGAGGTCACCGTCTGGCCGACTTCGACGTTCCTCTTGATGACGAAGCCGTCCATGGGGGAGATGAGATTCACTCGTTGCGACGTGGAGATCTCGCCCGACAGCGGCACGCCGCTCTCCTCGACGATCCGGTTCTTGGTCTTCGCCGACTCGAGGTCTTCCATCGCGGTGTCGAACTTGAGCTTGAAGTCCTTGAGGGCCTCGTCCGAGAGGTACCCCTCCTCGTGGAGGCGCGTGTTGGTCTCGAGGACGCGCTTCGCGTCGTTCGCGCGAATCTCGGCCATGTTGAACTCCGAGCGGACGGCCGAGAGGGTCTGGGCCTGGTTCACGTCGGGCTCGACGCGGGCGAGGACCTGTCCCTTCTTCACCCGGTCCCCCTCGCGGACGATGAGATCCGTGACCTTGCCGGAGAGCGTCGACTTCACATCGACCTTCACGAGCGGCTCGATCGTCCCGACCTCGTTGACCGCCACCTGGATGTCCGAGATCGATGCCTTCCCCACCCGGAGATCGAGATCGTCCACCCCGATGCCGCTCTTGCCTCGCGCGGTGCTTCCGTTCGCGTAGTATCCGACCGCGAGGCCGATGACGACGACGCACGTCAGCGTCGCCCACAGCCAGCGGCGGCGACGTCGACGGGGGGGGGGAATCATGGGTGCCATGGGGTACGCCTCCGTGCGGTTCGGTTGAGATCCGGTTCCGGTGGGTTCGATCCGAGTCAGTCCGGGCCCCGATCTTGCTTCGTGACGGACCCTCATACGATGACGACCGTGCCGGGGTTCCGATCTCCAAGAATTCCTTGACACCTCCTCCGGCGGGCGTAGAGTTAGCGGCTCTCTCGAAGGGGAGGAGGGGACCGAGGCGATGGCGACAGGGGCCCGCGGGCCGCGGGACGACTTCTACTGCTGGAAGTTCGAGGTCTGGTACCCGTCCGAGGACTGCAACTACCGGCACGCCAACCAGACGCACCCCGACTGCGCCAACTGTTTCCAGGGGCGCATGAACCTGAGGTACGCCACGCGAGGGCTTCCCCCTCCGATCGTCCTGACCGAGGAGGCCGAGGCCGAGTCGGCCTGAGCCCGCCGCCGGGGCGTCTCAGGGATGGCGGGCGAGAAAATCGGCCAGCGCCTTCGCAGGGGCGGCGTGCCCCGGGACAGCCGCCACTCCGGCCCGGAAGGCCTCACCGGCTTCGGCGATCCGACCCCCCCCTTCGAGCGCCTCGCCGAGCCGCATCCACCCGAGAGCGTTCTCGGGCTCGATTCTCAGATACGCGCGGAACCAGCGAACCGGGTCGTCCCACCCCCCGCCCCCCGAGTGAGCCGTCCCGAGGGCCAGCCAGCCGAGGTTGTACAGCGCGTTGGCATCGTAGGGGTCGAGGGTGAGCGCCGCGTCGAAGGACGCGCGCGCCGACGCGTGGTCGCCCAGGTCGAGGAGGACCGCCCCTCGCCCGTCGGCCCCGACGGGGCTCCCGGGGTAGAGCGACCGGATGCGATCGAAGAGCGACAGGGCCTCCGCGCTCCGTCCGGCCCCGCGGGCGAGCTGCGCGTCGATGAAGAGCACGCGTTGATCCTCGGGGCTCTCGGCGCGAATCGTCTCCATCAGCCGACCGCTCTCGTCGCCGAGGCCGGCCGCGGCCAGCGCGGAGGCGACGGCCAGGCGCGACTCGATCGACCGCGACGGCAGGGCGGCCGCGGCGCGCGCCGCCTCCTTCGCCCGATCCGCGCGGCCGAGCCGCGCCTCGGCCTGGGCCAGATCGGCCCGGGCGTCGACGTAGGCCGGGGCGATCGCCACCGCGCGCGCGTACGACTCGGCGGCCTCCCGCGGAAGCCCCCGATCCATCAGCGCGGCGCCGTACAGGAAGTGGCCGCGCGCGCTCTCGCCGCAGACCTCGGTGTTGTTGCGGAAGAGCGCGGCCGCGTCGAGGAAGACGCGCGCGCGCGCGATCGTCGACGCGCCCCCCGCCGCCACGATCAGCACGCCCATCGAGAGGAGCGGCGTCCGGCCGCGAGGGAGCCGCGCCGAAGCCTCCTCGAAGAGGAGGGCGGCGAGGAGGCACACCGCGAGAGATGGCAGATACAGGTTGCGCTCGGCGAGGATCGAGACCGAGGGGATGAGGAGGTTCGACACGGGGATCCACGCGGCGGCGAAGATCACGAGCGCGAGGGCCACGACGCGCGCGCCGGCGCCGGAGTCGGCGCGACGGGCCGCCAGGACGACCCACACGGCGGCGGCCGCCACCGCCGCGATCGCCAGCGCGACGTCGAGGTGCGCGAGGCCCGTCGCGAGAGGGATCTGGCGGTACCCGTAGTCGATGCAGCCGCCCGCGGGGTGGACGAGAAGCTCGAGGGCGAACGCGAGCGCGCGGAGCGACGTGAACGGCGCCGCGGGCCACCACGGCTCCCCCTCGAGCGGGTTCAGGAAGTGCGCCCCCTCCTCGGGGCGGCGGCCGAGCTGGCCGAGTACCAGGTAGCGCGCAGCGATCCAGGCAAGGACCAGGAGGGCGTACCCCGCGTGGAGCCGCAGCGTACGCCCCCGGGGGAAGGCCGGGCCGCCCGCCTCGGGCCCCCCTTCCGCCCGCGGCGGGGGGAAGAAGTAATCGGCCGCGAAGAAGATCGGGAGCCAGGCGACCGCGGTCTCCTTCGATCCGAGCGACAGCGCGAGGAAGACCAGCGCGAGGATCGCCCCGCCCCGGCTCCCCTCCCGGGCGCGCAGGTGCCACAGCCACGCGGCGGCGCCGGCGCTCGCGAAGAGGAGCTCGGAGCGCCCGGAGATCCAGGCCACCGCCTCGGTGTGGATCGGATGGAGCGCGAAGAGAAGGCCCGTCGCCATCGCCGTCACGCGCCGGCCCGTCAGCCGGAAGATCGCGGCGGCGAGGAAGCACGTCGTCAGAGCGTGGAGGAGGAGGTTGGCGGCGTGGAAGGGCCAGGGGCTTCCGTCGCCGGCGGAGAAGAGGACGGGGATCGTCGCCGCGGTCACCGGCCTGTAAAGGATCCCCTTCCCCCGCTCCCCGTACCAGAACTCGGTCGTCAGGAGCGACGGGATCTCGTCGAGCCGGTGGGCCCTCGAGTTGGTCTGGATCTCGGTGACGTCGTCATAGACGTACGGCCCGCCGAGCGACGGGATGTAGCACACCGCCGCGAGGAGGGCGAGAAGGACGAAGTGCCGGAGCTTCAGGAATCGGACTCGCGGCCGCCGTTCTCCTCATCCGCTTTGTACATGTAGCGCACGTAGCGCTTCATCACGAGAAGGTTCGGCTCCCCTTCGCGGTTGACCTTCAGGCAGTCGCGGTCGTACCACTCGATCCACCCGCGCACCTCCTCGCCGTCGACGAGGCGCAGGACCATGCGCGTGCGGTTCTGCATCTGCTTGCGGTAGTAGAACTCCTCCGCGAACGTCTTCTCGACGGGCGCCGACTTCCGCGCGCCCGCCGCCGGCGCCGGGTGGTGCAGGCGCATCTTCCTCTGCTCGGGCTCGTGCCGGGTCAGTGTGAACGGCCTGTCCATCGCTCCTCCTACCAGTCGAGATCACCCCGAGGATCTTCCACGCCGAGATCGGCGAGCTCCTGGAGCAGACGCTTCGCGCGCGCGTCGCTCTTCGGCGGCACGATCGCCGCCACCGCAATGAGATCGCCCCGCGGATGGGCGTCCCGCGCGGGCGCCCCCTTGCCGCGCAGCCGGAATCTCTGGCCGCTCCGGGTTCCCGCGGGAATCGTCAGCGAAGCGCGGCCATCGAGCGTCGGGACCTCGACCTTCGCGCCGAGCGCCGCCTCGCTGAACGACAGCGGGAGATCGAGGAGGACGTCGGCCCCCTCCCGCCGGAAATACCGGTGAGGCTTGACGCGGAGGATGATGTAGAGATCGCCGGCGGGCCCGCCGCGCCGGCCTCCCTCACCGCTCCCCGCGACGCGCACGCGCGACCCGTCGTCGGCCCCGGCCGGGATGCCGACGGTGATCGTCTCGCTCGACCTCACGAGGCCTTTGCCGCCGCACCTGCGGCACGACGCCCCGCGATCGCGGGCGGATGCACCCGGAGCCCGCCCCGTCCCCCGGCACACGGGGCACGTGACGTTGCGGGCGAGCGGCACGGTGAGCTTCGTCCCGCGGATGGCCTCCTCGAAATCGATCGACGCCTCGTACTCGAGATCTTCTCCGCGCCGGGGGGCCTGGCCGGCGCTGCCGGCGCGCCCGAACAGATCCGAGAAGAGCCCGCCGAGATCTCCCCCGAACTCTGCGCCGGCGAAGTCGAAGCCGCGGAAATCCCCGCGCATCGGGCCGTTGGGCGAGGAGAAGTGGCCGCCCGAGCGCAGCGCGTCGTAGCGCTCGCGCTTCTCCGGATCGATGAGCACCTGGTACGCCTCGGAGAGCTCCTTGAACGTCTCCTCGGCCTTCTTGCTCCCCGCGTTCGCGTCGGGATGCCATTTCTTCGCGAGCTTCCGGTAGGCGTTGCGGATCTCGCCCTCCGAGGCCCCCGCCTTCACTCCGAGCACTTCGTAAAAGTCTCGCGTCATCCGGCGGTCCATCCCGCCCGAAGGGTCGGCGGCGACGTGGTTCGCGAATCGATCCGGCAGGGGCGCGGGGGGTTGACCCCGCCTGGGGTGATCCAGAATTGGGCGCATCATACGACCGGCGCCCCCGCGCGATCAAGACGCGCGGAAGTGCAATGATAGAATGCACGGACGTCAGCCACTCCGGGAGATCGCGGGACGATGAAAGATCGCCGGGCAGCCCTCACCTTCGCCGTTCTGCTCGTCTGCGTGGGGGCGCCCTCTCCTTCCCCGGCCGCCTCCCCGGGCGACCCCTCGATCGCGCCGGACGCGTCGCCCGAAGCCCAGAACGCCGACCTCGCGGCCCTTCTCGAGAAGCTCGCGGCGAGGGCGGATCAATACAGGAAGAGGGCGCTGGGCTTCACCTGCGAGGAGTCGCTCGTGAAGAGCTCGTACGACGCCGAGCGGGGGACGTTCAAGAACCGCCGGCGCGAGCTGTACGACTACCTGTTCGAGCGCAGCGAGGTCTCGGGGCGCCTCGGGGAGGTGCGCGACATCATCGAGGAGAACGGGAAGCCGGTGCGGCGGTCCACGCGCGATCTCGAGCTGGAGATACCGCCGTCGTACGCCTGGTCCCAGATCTTCGCCGCCGAGAACCACGGGAAGTTCCATTTCAGGATCGCCGGGAAAATCCTGAAGGGGTACCGGCTGCTGCTGCAGCTCGAGTTCACGGGATGGGCGGCTCTGCCCGGAACGTCGGACATCGGCGGGTGGAGCGGGCTGGCGAGCGTGGACAGCAGCACGCTCAACCTCGTGTCGATCTCGGCCGAGCCGTCCGGGCAGGCGGGGCGCGTTGCGGCCGAGAAGCTGAAGTACCAGCGCTCGTTCCAGATCATGGGCGTCCCTCTCGCCGGGCGCCCGAAGAGCCGCACCCTCGAGGTCGCGTTCGGGTTCGAGAGCGAGGATCTCTCCTACCCCACCGAGACGGTGATCGAGAAGAGCGTCTACACGCGCTCGGGAGAGATGGGGCTCGAGGAGAGCCTCATGCTGCGGTACCGCTCGTACCGCTTCTTCAACGTCGGCACCGAGGCCGAGAGCGCCCGCTCCCACTCGGCGCGCCCGGCCGCCGATCCCAACGCGCCGGCGACGGGGACGGCACCCCCGCCCGCCGGGCCCGCAGCGGTCGACCCGAACCACCCCCGGCGCTGAGCCGGGCGGCGGCGCGGGTCAGTCCAGGAGATCCTTCCGGAGGAGCTTTCCGGTCGGCGAGCGCGGGAGCCGATCGACGAACTGGAAGAGGCGCGGGACCTTGTACGGCGCGAGGCGCTCCCGGCAGAAGTCCCGGAGCGCCCGCTCGTCGACGGGAGCGCGCCTCACAATCACCGCCTTCACGAGCTCGACGGCGTGCGGGCCGGAGACGCCGACGACCGCGGCCTCGGAGACGGCAGGGTGCTCCCCCAGCACCCTCTCGACCTCGAGCGGGTCGACCTTGTTCCCAGCCGCGTTGATCATGAGCTTGAGGCGGCCCGTGATCCGGAGATTCCCGTCCGCGTCGAGGCTTCCGAGATCTCCCGAGTGGAACCAGCCGCCGCGAAACGTCTCCGACGAGAGCGCGGGGAGATCCTCGTAGCGCGCCGCCACGGCGGGGCCGAACACCGCGACCTCACCGGATTCGCCTTCGGGGGCTCCGCTCCCGTCCTCGCGCACGATCCGGACCGAGACACCGGGGAGCGCCCGCCCCGAGGATTCGATCAGCGCCTCGTGATCCCCCTCGAGGTTCATCGTGGCGGACGAGCACTCCGTCGCGCCGTACATCTGGTGGACCGGGACGCCGAAGCGCGCGCGGAACCTCCGCTCGACCGCCTCGGGAAGGCCCAGCCCGCAGGAGAAGCAGAGCCGCAGCGAGGAGAGGTCGGTGCCGGGGCGCGGCGTCATCTCGGCGAGGAGGCTGAAGTGAAAGGCGGAGCCGGGATAGATCGTGCACCGCCGGTCGGTGATCTCGCGGAGGAGATCCCCGCCGTCGAACTCCGGGAAGAGAACGGCCGACGCGCCGCTCGCCAGCACCGACGAGAAGACGCACGAGAGGCCGTACGAGTGGAAGAGCGGCGCCACCCCGGCGATGACGTCTCCGGGGCCGAGGTCCGCCACCGCCTGGTACGCGCCGGCGTCGGCCGCGAGCATGGCGTGGGTTCGGCTGACGCGCTTCGGATACCCCGTCGACCCCGTCGAGAAGAGGTCGAACGCCGGCCGTCCCGGAACGAGCGGCGGGTCGGCGGCCCCCGGCATCGAGCCGATGGCCGCGCCGGGAGGGGGCAGGAGCCGGCGAACGCCGATTCCGACCGACTCCAGGGCGGCCGTGGCCGCGGGCGCCAGATCGCTCTCCGCGATCGCCGCTTTCGGCGACGAGGCCACGAGGCACCGCGCGATCTCCGGCCCCATGAGGATCGGGCTCAGGGGGACGGCGACCGCGCCGCGCGCGAGGATGCCGGCGAGGGCGCGCGCCAGGCTCACGCCGTTTCTCAGCACGACGGCGACGCGATCTCCCGGCTCCACGCCGCGGG is a genomic window containing:
- a CDS encoding efflux RND transporter periplasmic adaptor subunit codes for the protein MAPMIPPPRRRRRRWLWATLTCVVVIGLAVGYYANGSTARGKSGIGVDDLDLRVGKASISDIQVAVNEVGTIEPLVKVDVKSTLSGKVTDLIVREGDRVKKGQVLARVEPDVNQAQTLSAVRSEFNMAEIRANDAKRVLETNTRLHEEGYLSDEALKDFKLKFDTAMEDLESAKTKNRIVEESGVPLSGEISTSQRVNLISPMDGFVIKRNVEVGQTVTSGVSSFNEGTIIYTVADLQSMLIKASINEVDIGRVRLSQPVAISVDAFPYKHFDGTVTHISPAARQKDKIKVFDIEITLKDQVPDFRAGMTANIEVRGEKAADALAVPVEAIFKKNDRELVYVVKGTFDEPKEGEKKLRKTKSGKLDVSEGWQRFFEEREVKVGLVSLEKAQILEGLKTGVEIALEDPTRPRQIDEN
- a CDS encoding tetratricopeptide repeat protein, producing MCYIPSLGGPYVYDDVTEIQTNSRAHRLDEIPSLLTTEFWYGERGKGILYRPVTAATIPVLFSAGDGSPWPFHAANLLLHALTTCFLAAAIFRLTGRRVTAMATGLLFALHPIHTEAVAWISGRSELLFASAGAAAWLWHLRAREGSRGGAILALVFLALSLGSKETAVAWLPIFFAADYFFPPPRAEGGPEAGGPAFPRGRTLRLHAGYALLVLAWIAARYLVLGQLGRRPEEGAHFLNPLEGEPWWPAAPFTSLRALAFALELLVHPAGGCIDYGYRQIPLATGLAHLDVALAIAAVAAAAVWVVLAARRADSGAGARVVALALVIFAAAWIPVSNLLIPSVSILAERNLYLPSLAVCLLAALLFEEASARLPRGRTPLLSMGVLIVAAGGASTIARARVFLDAAALFRNNTEVCGESARGHFLYGAALMDRGLPREAAESYARAVAIAPAYVDARADLAQAEARLGRADRAKEAARAAAALPSRSIESRLAVASALAAAGLGDESGRLMETIRAESPEDQRVLFIDAQLARGAGRSAEALSLFDRIRSLYPGSPVGADGRGAVLLDLGDHASARASFDAALTLDPYDANALYNLGWLALGTAHSGGGGWDDPVRWFRAYLRIEPENALGWMRLGEALEGGGRIAEAGEAFRAGVAAVPGHAAPAKALADFLARHP
- a CDS encoding DnaJ domain-containing protein → MTRDFYEVLGVKAGASEGEIRNAYRKLAKKWHPDANAGSKKAEETFKELSEAYQVLIDPEKRERYDALRSGGHFSSPNGPMRGDFRGFDFAGAEFGGDLGGLFSDLFGRAGSAGQAPRRGEDLEYEASIDFEEAIRGTKLTVPLARNVTCPVCRGTGRAPGASARDRGASCRRCGGKGLVRSSETITVGIPAGADDGSRVRVAGSGEGGRRGGPAGDLYIILRVKPHRYFRREGADVLLDLPLSFSEAALGAKVEVPTLDGRASLTIPAGTRSGQRFRLRGKGAPARDAHPRGDLIAVAAIVPPKSDARAKRLLQELADLGVEDPRGDLDW
- a CDS encoding acyl--CoA ligase; its protein translation is MLWRMLKATAAAHASLVAFRDAREEVTFSRLVEDAASVARSLGARGVEPGDRVAVVLRNGVSLARALAGILARGAVAVPLSPILMGPEIARCLVASSPKAAIAESDLAPAATAALESVGIGVRRLLPPPGAAIGSMPGAADPPLVPGRPAFDLFSTGSTGYPKRVSRTHAMLAADAGAYQAVADLGPGDVIAGVAPLFHSYGLSCVFSSVLASGASAVLFPEFDGGDLLREITDRRCTIYPGSAFHFSLLAEMTPRPGTDLSSLRLCFSCGLGLPEAVERRFRARFGVPVHQMYGATECSSATMNLEGDHEALIESSGRALPGVSVRIVREDGSGAPEGESGEVAVFGPAVAARYEDLPALSSETFRGGWFHSGDLGSLDADGNLRITGRLKLMINAAGNKVDPLEVERVLGEHPAVSEAAVVGVSGPHAVELVKAVIVRRAPVDERALRDFCRERLAPYKVPRLFQFVDRLPRSPTGKLLRKDLLD